In Candidatus Sodalis pierantonius str. SOPE, one DNA window encodes the following:
- a CDS encoding TSUP family transporter, with protein MDWLVVSPWLLAGLFFVAVLAGFIDTLAGGGLITIPALLAAGLAPTQALATNKLQSVGGSFSASLYFVRRGTVKLADQKRNIAMTLLGAVAGVVFIQHVRADLLRQLLPLLVIAIGLYFLLMPRIGAEDRQRRLSGWPFALVAGGCVGFYDGFFGPGAGSFYALAFVMLSGYNLATATATATATATATATATATATATAHANVLNFTSNFGGLMLFVLSGKVIWAVGLVMLAGQILGARLGARMVLAKGQQLIRPMIVAVSLLMSIKLIYDNHGAAIAHWLAVWL; from the coding sequence ATGGATTGGTTAGTGGTTTCGCCCTGGCTGCTGGCGGGGCTGTTTTTCGTCGCGGTACTGGCCGGGTTTATCGATACGCTGGCCGGCGGCGGGCTTATCACCATCCCGGCGCTGCTGGCCGCGGGGCTGGCCCCAACGCAGGCGCTGGCGACCAATAAATTACAAAGCGTGGGCGGCAGCTTTTCCGCCAGCCTGTATTTTGTGCGTCGGGGGACGGTGAAGCTCGCCGATCAGAAACGCAACATCGCCATGACTCTGCTGGGAGCGGTGGCGGGCGTCGTTTTTATTCAGCATGTGCGCGCCGATTTGCTGCGCCAACTGCTGCCGCTGCTGGTGATAGCGATAGGCCTCTATTTCCTGCTGATGCCGCGTATCGGCGCCGAAGATCGGCAACGTCGGTTATCCGGCTGGCCATTCGCCCTGGTGGCCGGCGGCTGCGTGGGGTTTTACGATGGCTTTTTTGGGCCAGGCGCCGGTTCATTTTACGCTCTGGCCTTTGTTATGCTAAGCGGGTATAACCTCGCCACCGCCACCGCCACCGCCACCGCCACCGCCACCGCCACCGCCACCGCCACCGCCACCGCCACCGCCACCGCACATGCCAATGTACTGAATTTTACCTCCAATTTCGGCGGTCTGATGCTGTTTGTCCTTTCGGGCAAAGTGATATGGGCGGTCGGTCTGGTGATGCTGGCGGGACAAATTCTGGGCGCACGGCTTGGCGCCCGCATGGTGCTGGCGAAAGGGCAGCAGCTGATCCGGCCGATGATCGTGGCGGTATCGCTGTTGATGAGTATCAAACTGATTTATGACAATCACGGCGCCGCTATTGCGCACTGGCTGGCCGTGTGGCTGTAA
- the aroC gene encoding chorismate synthase gives MAGNSIGQFFRVTTFGESHGPALGGIVDGVPPGIPLSEEDLQRDLDRRRPGTSRYTTQRREPDRVKILSGVFEGVTTGTSIGLLIENTDQRSQDYSAIKDLYRPGHADYSYEQKYGRRDYRGGGRSSARETAMRVAAGAIAKKYLAQHCGVQVRGFLAQMGDIRCELKDWAQVEQNPFFCPDVDRLEALDALMRDLKKAGDSIGAKVTIVAENLPAGLGEPVFDRLDADLAHALMSINAVKGVEIGDGFAVIGKRGSENRDEITPEGFQSNHAGGILGGISSGQPVIAHLALKPTSSIMVPGRTVNRSGEAVEMVTRGRHDPCVGIRAVPITEAMMAIVLMDHLLRQRAQCADVVAAAPIW, from the coding sequence ATGGCAGGGAACAGTATTGGGCAATTTTTCCGCGTTACCACCTTCGGGGAATCCCATGGCCCGGCCCTGGGCGGGATCGTCGACGGCGTACCGCCGGGTATCCCGCTTAGCGAGGAGGATCTGCAGCGCGATCTCGACCGCCGGCGGCCCGGCACGTCGCGCTATACCACGCAGCGACGCGAGCCGGACCGCGTGAAGATCCTCTCCGGCGTATTCGAGGGTGTCACTACCGGCACCAGCATCGGGCTACTTATTGAGAATACCGATCAGCGCTCGCAGGATTACAGCGCTATCAAAGATCTCTACCGTCCGGGCCACGCCGATTACAGCTACGAACAGAAGTATGGCCGACGGGATTATCGCGGCGGCGGTCGTTCATCGGCGCGGGAAACGGCGATGCGCGTCGCCGCCGGCGCCATCGCCAAGAAATATCTAGCGCAACACTGCGGCGTGCAGGTGCGCGGTTTTTTGGCGCAAATGGGCGATATTCGCTGCGAACTCAAAGATTGGGCGCAGGTGGAACAAAATCCCTTCTTCTGCCCGGATGTCGACCGTCTGGAGGCGCTCGATGCGCTGATGCGCGATTTGAAAAAAGCCGGGGATTCCATTGGCGCCAAGGTTACGATCGTAGCAGAGAATTTGCCCGCCGGCCTGGGTGAGCCGGTATTCGACCGCCTTGATGCCGATCTGGCCCACGCGCTGATGAGCATTAACGCGGTGAAAGGGGTCGAGATAGGCGATGGCTTCGCGGTCATCGGCAAGCGCGGCAGCGAAAACCGCGACGAGATCACCCCCGAAGGTTTTCAAAGCAATCACGCCGGCGGCATTCTCGGCGGCATCAGCAGTGGCCAGCCGGTTATCGCTCATCTCGCCCTGAAGCCCACCTCCAGTATCATGGTGCCCGGTCGGACGGTGAACCGCAGCGGCGAGGCGGTGGAAATGGTGACCCGCGGTCGTCACGATCCCTGCGTCGGCATTCGCGCGGTGCCGATCACCGAGGCCATGATGGCGATCGTGTTGATGGATCATCTGTTGCGCCAGCGTGCGCAGTGTGCGGACGTTGTTGCGGCGGCGCCGATATGGTGA
- the prmB gene encoding 50S ribosomal protein L3 N(5)-glutamine methyltransferase — protein MDKIFVGEAVAEMHTIQDMLRWTVSRFNAAQLYYGHGTDNPWDEALQLVLPSLFLPLDLPPEMHGARLTSSERARVVERVIRRVNERIPVPYLTNKAWFCGLEFYVDDRVLIPRSPIGELITDRFRDLLSHSPTHILDMCTGSGCIAIACAYAYPEAEVDAVDIAPGVLVVAEQNIQAHGVEHQVTPIRSDLFRDLPPLAYDVIVTNPPYVDEEDMNDLPAEFHAEPVLGLAAGSDGLKLVRRILACAPDYLAQNGVLICEVGNSMVHLMAQYPQVPFRWLEFAQGGDGVFMLTRQQLIACGELFKLYRD, from the coding sequence TTGGACAAAATTTTTGTGGGTGAAGCGGTAGCGGAAATGCATACCATACAGGATATGCTGCGCTGGACGGTCAGCCGGTTTAACGCCGCGCAGCTCTATTACGGCCACGGTACCGACAATCCCTGGGATGAAGCGTTACAGCTGGTGTTGCCCAGTTTGTTCCTGCCGCTGGATCTGCCGCCGGAGATGCACGGCGCGCGCCTGACCTCCAGCGAGCGTGCCCGCGTGGTTGAGCGGGTGATCCGCCGGGTCAATGAGCGCATACCCGTGCCGTACTTGACCAACAAGGCCTGGTTTTGCGGACTGGAATTTTATGTTGACGATCGCGTGCTGATCCCGCGTTCGCCCATTGGCGAACTGATTACCGATCGTTTTCGCGATCTGTTGTCCCATTCTCCGACGCATATCCTTGATATGTGTACCGGTAGCGGTTGCATTGCCATCGCTTGCGCCTACGCCTATCCCGAGGCGGAGGTGGACGCGGTGGATATTGCCCCCGGCGTATTGGTGGTGGCGGAGCAAAATATCCAGGCGCACGGCGTTGAGCATCAGGTCACCCCGATTCGCTCCGATTTATTCCGTGACTTACCGCCGCTGGCCTATGACGTGATCGTGACCAATCCTCCTTATGTGGATGAAGAGGATATGAACGATTTGCCGGCGGAGTTTCACGCTGAACCGGTGCTGGGCCTGGCCGCCGGCAGCGATGGCCTCAAGCTGGTGCGGCGTATTCTGGCCTGTGCGCCCGATTATCTTGCCCAGAATGGCGTGTTGATTTGCGAAGTGGGCAACAGCATGGTGCATTTGATGGCGCAATACCCGCAGGTGCCATTCCGCTGGCTGGAATTCGCCCAAGGTGGCGACGGTGTATTCATGTTGACGCGGCAACAGTTGATCGCCTGCGGCGAACTTTTCAAGCTGTACCGTGATTAA
- the smrB gene encoding endonuclease SmrB: MKKRFTLAEDDLLLFRQTVVGAKPLPQHRVRPPPPRRTKSALPPRRLIQEQVDASFYFSDEFQPLLQEEGPPRYVRPDVSPYEVKKLRRGDYTPELFLDLHGLTQAEAKQELGALIAACRREHVYCACVMHGHGKHILKQQTPLWLAQHPNIKGFHQAQKEFGGSAALLILAELAS, translated from the coding sequence ATGAAGAAACGATTTACACTGGCGGAGGATGATCTGCTGCTGTTCAGGCAGACGGTGGTAGGCGCTAAGCCGCTGCCCCAGCACCGGGTAAGACCGCCCCCGCCGCGGCGCACGAAATCCGCCCTGCCCCCGCGACGATTGATTCAGGAGCAGGTGGACGCCAGTTTTTACTTTTCCGATGAATTCCAGCCGCTGCTTCAGGAAGAGGGGCCGCCGCGCTATGTCCGGCCGGACGTGAGCCCCTATGAGGTGAAAAAGCTGCGGCGCGGTGACTATACGCCGGAGCTGTTTTTGGATCTGCACGGGCTCACGCAGGCGGAGGCAAAACAGGAACTGGGCGCGCTTATCGCCGCCTGCCGGCGTGAACATGTGTATTGCGCCTGCGTCATGCATGGACACGGCAAACATATTTTGAAGCAACAGACGCCCCTGTGGCTAGCGCAACATCCTAATATCAAAGGCTTTCATCAGGCGCAGAAGGAATTTGGCGGCAGCGCGGCGCTATTGATTCTGGCGGAGCTGGCGTCCTAA
- a CDS encoding YfcZ/YiiS family protein: MANSLNKCSANETAACCCVDVGTIIDNEDCKVSFSREFAVRQQAESMLATLTEKARAVESDPCQIDARIEPQDDGFVLDADFTFCCQAETLIFQLGLR; the protein is encoded by the coding sequence ATGGCTAATTCACTGAACAAATGCAGCGCAAATGAAACGGCAGCCTGCTGCTGTGTTGACGTTGGCACCATCATTGATAATGAAGATTGCAAGGTGAGCTTTAGCCGCGAGTTTGCGGTTCGCCAGCAGGCGGAATCGATGTTGGCCACGCTGACGGAAAAAGCCCGCGCGGTGGAATCCGATCCTTGCCAAATCGATGCCAGGATTGAACCGCAGGACGACGGTTTCGTGCTGGACGCGGATTTTACTTTTTGCTGTCAGGCGGAAACGCTGATTTTCCAACTGGGTCTGCGTTAA
- the mlaA gene encoding phospholipid-binding lipoprotein MlaA — protein MNFRLSGVAFASVLLLGCATHQNQDDQGRSDPLEGFNRSMFNFNYNVLDPYVVRPAAVAWRDYVPKPARDGLSNFFTNLEEPATMVNYFVEGKPYKAMVHFNRFFLNTLLGMGGLIDVASMANPKLAKEEPRRFGSTLGHYGVGYGPYVQLPGYGSFTPREDVGGLVDDLYPLLSYLTWWMSAGKWALEGLETRAQLLDSDGLLRNSQDPYAMVRAAYFQRHDFLASDGVLTPQENPNAAAIQGDLNSIDAQ, from the coding sequence ATGAATTTCCGCCTGTCAGGTGTGGCGTTTGCCAGCGTCCTGCTTCTGGGGTGCGCTACTCATCAAAATCAGGACGACCAAGGCCGGTCGGATCCTCTGGAGGGTTTCAACCGCAGCATGTTTAATTTCAACTATAACGTGCTGGATCCCTACGTGGTGCGCCCGGCGGCGGTGGCCTGGCGGGATTATGTGCCGAAGCCGGCGCGTGACGGGTTGAGCAATTTTTTCACCAACCTGGAAGAGCCCGCCACCATGGTCAACTACTTTGTCGAGGGCAAGCCCTACAAAGCGATGGTGCATTTCAACCGCTTTTTCCTTAATACCCTGCTTGGCATGGGGGGCTTAATTGATGTGGCCTCTATGGCGAACCCAAAACTGGCCAAAGAGGAGCCTCGGCGCTTCGGCAGTACGCTGGGTCATTATGGCGTCGGTTACGGCCCGTATGTGCAGTTGCCCGGCTACGGCAGTTTCACGCCCCGTGAGGACGTCGGCGGGCTGGTGGATGATCTCTACCCGCTGTTGAGCTACCTAACCTGGTGGATGTCCGCCGGCAAATGGGCGTTGGAAGGCCTGGAAACCCGCGCCCAACTGCTGGATTCGGACGGCCTGCTGCGCAATTCGCAGGATCCTTACGCCATGGTACGCGCCGCCTATTTCCAGCGCCATGATTTCCTGGCCAGCGACGGCGTGTTGACGCCGCAGGAAAACCCGAACGCCGCCGCGATCCAAGGTGATCTTAACTCGATAGATGCCCAATAA
- a CDS encoding cytochrome c-type biogenesis protein: MRAAILALLGGLLLSAYAAAAVDIHQFSSVAQEQQYRELIGELRCPKCQNTSIADSNAVIAGDMRDKVYHLMLQGQSKQQIIDYMVARYGRFVTYTPPLNPLTLLLWLVPLLFVAGGATIVIASTARRKPAISALSSAQQQRLARLIPPADRDAP, from the coding sequence ATGCGCGCAGCGATATTGGCGTTGTTGGGCGGCCTGCTGCTGAGCGCTTACGCTGCGGCGGCCGTTGATATTCATCAATTCAGCAGCGTGGCGCAAGAACAGCAGTACCGCGAGTTGATAGGCGAATTACGCTGTCCGAAATGCCAGAATACCAGCATCGCCGATTCAAATGCCGTCATCGCCGGCGATATGCGCGATAAAGTTTATCACTTGATGCTGCAAGGCCAGAGTAAGCAACAAATCATCGATTATATGGTGGCGCGCTACGGCCGTTTCGTCACCTATACGCCGCCGCTAAATCCGCTTACGCTCTTGCTGTGGCTGGTGCCGTTGCTGTTTGTGGCGGGAGGGGCGACGATAGTCATCGCTTCGACCGCCCGCCGCAAGCCCGCCATCAGCGCGCTGTCGTCGGCGCAACAGCAGCGTTTGGCGCGATTAATTCCGCCTGCCGATAGGGATGCGCCATGA
- a CDS encoding DsbE family thiol:disulfide interchange protein — translation MSRKLLFVPLALFLLLSLAFTVQLTRSAHGDDPTRLESALIGKPLLAMTLASLANPSKTYDQALLRDGRPWLLNVWATWCPTCRAEHQFLNGLAARGVRILGINYKDSRPQALAWLNTLGNPYTLNVIDGDGMLGLDLGVYGAPETFLIDGQGIVRYRYAGDMNDRVWRQEVTPLYRQYGGGKE, via the coding sequence ATGAGCCGCAAGCTGCTGTTTGTGCCTTTAGCGCTGTTTTTGCTGTTGTCGCTCGCTTTCACCGTGCAGTTGACGCGCAGCGCCCACGGCGACGATCCCACGCGCCTGGAGTCGGCGTTGATAGGAAAACCGTTACTGGCCATGACCCTGGCGTCTTTGGCAAACCCGAGTAAAACCTACGATCAAGCGCTGCTGCGCGACGGGCGACCCTGGCTGCTTAATGTCTGGGCCACCTGGTGTCCCACCTGTCGCGCCGAGCATCAATTCCTTAACGGCCTCGCCGCGCGGGGCGTGAGGATCCTCGGCATCAATTACAAAGACAGTCGCCCGCAGGCATTGGCCTGGCTGAACACGCTCGGCAACCCCTACACCCTGAACGTGATCGACGGCGACGGAATGCTTGGTTTGGATCTTGGGGTGTATGGCGCGCCAGAAACCTTTCTTATCGATGGGCAGGGGATTGTGCGCTATCGTTACGCCGGCGATATGAACGACCGGGTTTGGCGGCAGGAGGTTACGCCGCTCTATCGCCAGTATGGCGGGGGGAAAGAATGA